Proteins co-encoded in one Microcebus murinus isolate Inina chromosome 5, M.murinus_Inina_mat1.0, whole genome shotgun sequence genomic window:
- the C5H6orf120 gene encoding UPF0669 protein C6orf120 homolog — MAAPRRTAAPWRRALLMLLASQALSLANCSEEEEVPEEWILLHVVQGQIGAGNYSYLRLNHEGKIILKMQSLKGDADLYVSDSTLHPSFDDYELQSVTCGQDIVFIPAHFQRPVGIGIYGHPSHHESEFEMKVYYDKTIDQYPLGEPAYSSDGTDPSQKHAYAPEDAPQEEESVLWTILISILKLVLEILF; from the coding sequence ATGGCCGCTCCCCGGAGGACAGCAGCTCCCTGGAGGAGAGCTCTGCTGATGCTTCTGGCATCGCAGGCCTTGTCCTTAGCGAACTGCTCTGAAGAGGAGGAAGTCCCAGAAGAATGGATCCTTCTGCATGTTGTTCAGGGTCAGATAGGAGCTGGGAATTATAGTTACTTGAGGTTAAATCATGAGGGAAAGATCATTCTTAAGATGCAGAGCTTAAAAGGAGATGCAGACCTGTACGTATCCGACAGCACCCTCCATCCGAGTTTCGATGACTATGAGTTACAGTCAGTCACTTGTGGCCAGGACATTGTTTTTATACCAGCACATTTTCAACGCCCTGTGGGAATAGGGATCTATGGACACCCATCTCACCATGAGAGCGAATTTGAAATGAAAGTATATTATGATAAAACAATCGATCAGTACCCACTTGGTGAGCCCGCTTACTCCTCAGACGGCACAGACCCAAGTCAGAAGCACGCTTATGCTCCGGAAGACGCGCCTCAAGAGGAGGAATCTGTTCTTTGGACAATATTAATTAGTATTTTGAAACTGGTACTCGAAATTCTTTTCTGA